The DNA sequence ATGTCTGAAATCAAGAAGTCACATAGCTGTTTGGATTACGTTTTTGCTTTCTCTGTGGCATTCTGCTGAAAGTGGGAAGCTGCTGGTTGTGCCACAGGATGGAAGTCACTGGCTCAGCATGGAAATGGTAATAGAGAAGCTTGCACAAAGAGGGCACGAAATTGTAGTGCTAATACCAGAAAACAACTTGCTTATGAGAACATCTGAGCACTTCATTGTAAAAACGCATTCAGTGCCTTATTCCCAGGAGGAGTTGGACCAATTTTACCGTTCAATAGGTGAGGCTGTCTTCGATGACTCTCCATTCCTGGAGAAGATTTTTGAAATGCACACGAATATATCTAGAAATTCAGGCATATTTGCTTCTATTTGTAGGAATCTTCTATATGACAAAGAACTAGTCACATTCCTTCAACAAAGCAAATTTGATGCCATGTTTTCAGACCCTGTGCTGCCTTGTGGGCCAATCCTTGCAGAATATCTGTCCTTGCCTACAGTGTACTTTTTGCGTGGACTTCCATGTTCTCTAGATTACCAAGCAGCTCAATGTCCAGTCCCCCTTTCTTACATCCCTCAGATGTTTACTTCTTTCTCTGATCACATGAGCTTTACCGAACGTGTGAAGAATTTCTTAGTCACACCATTAGACCTTTATATTTGcagtttattttttgaaaacCATGAACACCTTGCTTCTGAGTTTCTGCAGAGGAAGACTACAGTCTTGGAACTTTTCAGTAAAACATCCATCTGGCTACTGAGATATGACTTTGTATTTGAATATCCCAGGCCAGTGATGCCTAACATGTTCTACATTGGAGGCATTAACTGTGCACAGAAGAAGCCATTATCCAAGGTAACGTGATGTCATAAGATTACATATTTCTTATTTTACAAGATTATTTTTCACTTGTGTTATTATGTATCAAAGGTGGGCAACCTTTTTTGGATTGCAAGACACATTGGCTCCTGCAAAAATCCTCTAGGGGTTGGATGAATGGACAGGACTGGTGGTTTCTAGGGTGTTCACTACAAAAAAGATGCTCAACGTAATTGATACCTATacatttttgcagaaaatatttgATGCCTCCCATGtcataataaaacaaatactttTTTGAAGGGGGGCAGTAAACAAGTGCTATTTTTAGTCATAATTTATGCAAAATGTCTCTGAGCAAAACTAATTTTTCCTTTGGGAAGCAaagtatgcacacacacagccacagagGTGGATTGTTTGAATGCAAAAAAGATGCAAAGTCAACGCTGTTAACTTTTAAAAGTCCATGAATGAAGACATCAACTGTCATTCTTTAGCTATGTAATCTGAGCTATTTGCACAATTTATACTCTTTGTGCAACTTATTAAAACAATCCTTCTCATTAGTGCAAAAAGCTTTTGTCAAGACCACCATCACTACCAAAACTTCTTATTGTAGCTCCTCAGATGCAATGATGGTTCTgtcctaaataccttaa is a window from the Sceloporus undulatus isolate JIND9_A2432 ecotype Alabama chromosome 1, SceUnd_v1.1, whole genome shotgun sequence genome containing:
- the LOC121921383 gene encoding UDP-glucuronosyltransferase 1-6-like, whose protein sequence is MMSLGIASTMMACLKSRSHIAVWITFLLSLWHSAESGKLLVVPQDGSHWLSMEMVIEKLAQRGHEIVVLIPENNLLMRTSEHFIVKTHSVPYSQEELDQFYRSIGEAVFDDSPFLEKIFEMHTNISRNSGIFASICRNLLYDKELVTFLQQSKFDAMFSDPVLPCGPILAEYLSLPTVYFLRGLPCSLDYQAAQCPVPLSYIPQMFTSFSDHMSFTERVKNFLVTPLDLYICSLFFENHEHLASEFLQRKTTVLELFSKTSIWLLRYDFVFEYPRPVMPNMFYIGGINCAQKKPLSKVT